A stretch of Prunus dulcis chromosome 6, ALMONDv2, whole genome shotgun sequence DNA encodes these proteins:
- the LOC117630034 gene encoding putative lysine-specific demethylase JMJ16 isoform X1, giving the protein MGTELMRVCIKEDNDEFPSVPPGFESFTSFSLKRVNESEKQDSENRISCSETASVSESQSVQMETNIATDEVAKRSLRRRPWINHRQHDNKPEDEFNSERLEQHFALNSLLPKGVIRGCPQCSNCQKVSARWHLEDGQRPDLQDAPVFKPTEEEFKDTLKYIASIRAKAEPYGLCRIVPPSSWRPPCPLKEKDIWETSKFATRVQRVDKLQNRDSMRKIPKNHNHMRKKRRRCTRMGADCPSGGRGSGDDGYCEAERFGFEPGPEFTLETFERYADDFKTQYFSKNEHITDIGGNLSKLKEGWEPSVENIEGEYWRMVERPTEEIEVLYGADLETGVFGSGFPKMSSKDGFASEEQYIKSGWNLNNFPRLPGSVLSYESSDISGVLVPWLYVGMCFSSFCWHVEDHHLYSLNYMHWGAPKLWYGIPGSDAIKFEEAMRKHLPGLFEEQPDLLHKLVTQLSPSILKSEGVPVYRCCQNPGEFVLTFPRAYHSGFNCGFNCAEAVNVAPVDWLPHGQIAIELYQEQGRKTSISHDKLLLGAAREAVRAHWELNLLKKNTSDNLRWKDFCGKDGILAKALKARVEMERVRREFLCSSSQALKMDNNFDATSERECSICFFDLHLSAAGCHHCSPDRYACLNHAKKFCSCAWSAKFFLFRYDMDELNILLEALDGKLSAVYRWARLDLGLALSSYIAKDNMKVGNLSYSSRDAVLKEVSSQPQSTCFKDPLGTEISKPSPINPAGITGETSSQQNMKREESIFNTSKSRVQVCQLSQEDTSYAMNSDATKSGMKMTSVENVILLSDDEGDEPKELPSKEVCLATQLELSKRLVGSDGKVSPSNFEKEPILNTPGTDAAVMGEKVFSLPGGEKKDFSSHSVLVKDEQDNGGQLGSNPPNLPVKFVSIKTECGSNTSNISAHKVANSRSDPQHSQPCSSIKLENEDRHEKVGTNADTNLVDYVRTTTGSLSSCQNNLDRYFRQKGPRIAKVVRRISCIVEPLEFGVVLSGKSWCNSQAIFPKGFRSRVRHMSVLDPTVMCYYVSEVLDAGQAGPLFKVSLEHCPSEVFIHNSAGRCWEMVRERVNQEITRQHKLGRMNLPPLQPPGSLDGFEMFGFTSPAIVQAIEALDRNRVCSEYWDSRPYSRPQVQILQKPQSRESSENCNKMSKERNDEEAPNNDLVPTGVDTTLRGLLKKANLEELNSLYRILSDNQQTAGRGLVMRLLNEEIHSRPT; this is encoded by the exons ATGGGGACAGAACTCATGAGAGTTTGCATAAAAGAAGATAACGATGAGTTTCCTTCAGTTCCACCCGGATTTGAGTCATTCACATCTTTCAGCTTAAAAAGGGTAAATGAAAGTGAGAAACAAGATAGTGAAAACAGAATTAGTTGCTCAGAGACTGCTAGTGTTTCTGAATCACAATCAGTTCAGATGGAGACTAACATTGCCACTGATGAGGTTGCAAAGAGGTCTCTCCGACGCAGACCATGGATTAACCATCGGCAACATGATAACAAGCCAGAGGATGAGTTTAACTCTGAGCGACTTGAACAA CATTTTGCTCTAAATTCTCTTCTTCCCAAGGGGGTTATACGCGGATGTCCACAATGTAGTAATTGCCAAAAG GTTTCTGCAAGATGGCATCTGGAGGATGGCCAAAGGCCCGACCTTCAGGATGCTCCTGTCTTCAAACCAACCGAAGAG GAGTTCAAAGATACATTGAAATATATAGCGAGCATACGTGCAAAAGCTGAACCATATGGTCTCTGTCGCATTGTTCCTCCCTCTTCTTGGAGACCTCCCTGTCCTCTCAAGGAAAAGGATATTTGGGAGACCTCTAAATTTGCTACTCGAGTCCAGAGAGTTGACAAACTGCAGAATCGAGATTCAATGAGAAAGATTCCGAAAAACCATAATCATAtgaggaagaaaaggagaagatGCACACGAATGGGGGCTGATTGTCCAAGTGGTGGCAGAGGATCTGGGGATGATGGATATTGTGAGGCTGAAAGGTTTGGGTTTGAACCTGGTCCAGAGTTTACTCTAGAAACATTTGAAAGATACGCTGATGACTTCAAGACCCAATACTTCAGCAAGAATGAACACATTACTGATATAGGAGGTAACTTGTCTAAACTTAAAGAGGGCTGGGAGCCATCTGTGGAAAATATTGAGGGCGAATATTGGCGGATGGTAGAGAGACCTACTGAAGAAATTGAG GTTCTATACGGGGCTGATTTGGAAACTGGAGTTTTCGGCAGTGGTTTTCCCAAGATGTCCAGTAAGGATGGTTTTGCTTCAGAAGAGCAGTACATAAAATCAGGCTGGAACTTGAACAACTTTCCTAGACTTCCTGGATCTGTTCTTTCTTATGAAAGCAGTGATATATCTGGTGTTCTGGTGCCATGGTTATACGTAGGGAtgtgcttttcttctttctgctGG CATGTTGAAGATCACCACTTGTACTCTTTAAATTATATGCATTGGGGTGCTCCAAAGTTGTGGTATGGTATCCCTGGCAGCGATGCCATTAAATTTGAAGAGGCAATGAGAAAGCACCTCCCTGGCCTATTTGAAGAACAACCTGACTTGCTTCATAAGTTG GTCACACAGCTTTCCCCCTCCATACTGAAATCTGAGGGGGTACCTGTGTATAGATGTTGTCAGAATCCAGGAGAGTTTGTTTTGACTTTTCCTCGAGCATACCATTCAGGGTTCAACTGTGGTTTCAATTGTGCCGAGGCAGTTAACGTAGCTCCTGTTGATTGGTTGCCCCATGGGCAGATTGCTATAGAGCTATACCAGGAGCAGGGACGAAAGACATCCATTTCCCACGATAAATTGTTGCTTGGGGCGGCAAGGGAAGCGGTGAGAGCACATTGGGAACTCAATTTACTGAAGAAGAACACTTCAGATAACTTAAGATGGAAAGATTTCTGTGGAAAGGATGGGATCTTAGCTAAAGCACTCAAG GCACGTGTTGAGATGGAGCGTGTGAGGAGGGAATTCCTTTGCAGTTCTTCACAGGCATTGAAGATGGATAACAATTTTGATGCCACCAGTGAGAGGGAATGCAGCATTTGCTTTTTTGATTTGCATCTGTCAGCAGCTGGTTGTCATCATTGTTCCCCAGATAGATATGCGTGCTTAAATCATGCAAAGAAATTTTGTTCATGTGCTTGGAGCGCCAAATTTTTCCTCTTTCGTTATGACATGGATGAGTTAAACATCCTTCTTGAGGCATTGGACGGAAAGTTGAGTGCAGTATACAGATGGGCTAGACTGGATCTTGGGCTGGCGCTAAGTTCTTATATTGCAAAAGACAATATGAAAGTTGGTAACTTATCTTATTCCTCCAGAGATGCTGTACTTAAAGAGGTTAGCTCACAGCCACAAAGCACTTGCTTTAAAGATCCGCTAGGAACAGAAATCTCTAAACCGAGTCCTATAAATCCAGCTGGGATCACTGGTGAGACTTCTTCACAACAAAATATGAAGAGAGAAGAATCAATTTTCAACACTTCCAAGTCAAGAGTGCAGGTTTGCCAGTTGTCTCAAGAAGACACATCATATGCTATGAACTCAGATGCAACGAAATCTGGGATGAAGATGACTTCAGTTGAGAATGTTATACTTCTTAGTGATGATGAAGGAGATGAACCAAAGGAGCTACCTTCTAAAGAGGTATGTTTAGCTACCCAGTTAGAACTTTCGAAGAGATTGGTGGGTTCTGATGGAAAAGTGAGCCCTTCTAATTTTGAGAAAGAACCGATCTTAAATACACCAGGGACTGATGCAGCAGTGATGGGTGAAAAAGTTTTCAGCTTACCTggtggagaaaaaaaagatttttcatcTCATTCTGTGCTTGTGAAAGATGAACAGGATAATGGTGGACAATTAGGATCCAATCCACCTAACCTTCCTGTCAAGTTTGTTTCTATTAAGACAGAATGTGGTTCAAACACTAGCAACATCAGTGCACACAAAGTTGCTAATTCCAGGAGTGACCCACAGCATTCACAGCCCTGTAGCAGTATAAAACTTGAGAACGAGGACAGACATGAAAAGGTAGGAACAAATGCTGACACAAATTTAGTGGACTATGTAAGAACTACAACTGGAAGCCTGTCATCCTGCCAAAACAATTTGGACAGATACTTTCGCCAGAAGGGTCCCCGAATAGCAAAGGTAGTGCGGAGGATCTCCTGCATTGTTGAGCCTCTGGAATTTGGAGTTGTGCTCTCTGGAAAGTCATGGTGTAACAGCCAGGCCATTTTTCCAAAAG GATTTAGGAGCCGGGTTAGGCACATGAGTGTTCTGGATCCAACTGTTATGTGTTATTATGTTTCAGAAGTACTGGATGCTGGGCAGGCTGGACCACTGTTCAAG GTTTCTTTGGAGCACTGTCCAAGTGAGGTTTTCATACATAATTCAGCTGGCAGATGCTGGGAAatggtgagagagagagtcaatCAAGAAATCACTAGGCAACATAAATTGGGAAGAATGAACCTTCCTCCTTTGCAGCCACCTGGAAGTCTTGATGGCTTTGAAATGTTTGGGTTTACTTCACCAGCTATTGTACAG GCCATAGAGGCATTGGATCGAAATCGTGTCTGTTCCGAATACTGGGACTCCCGTCCCTACTCCCGACCTCAAGTACAGATTCTACAAAAACCTCAATCCAGAGAAAGTAGTgaaaattgcaataaaatgTCAAAGGAAAGAAATGATGAAGAGGCTCCCAACAATGATCTTGTCCCCACTGGAGTTGATACAACACTGAGAGGCCTATTGAAGAAGGCTAACCTAGAAGAATTAAACTCACTGTACAGAATTTTAAGTGACAATCAGCAAACTGCTGGTCGAGGCCTAGTGATGCGGCTTCTTAATGAAGAGATTCATAGTCGTCCCACATGA
- the LOC117632101 gene encoding protein LIGHT-DEPENDENT SHORT HYPOCOTYLS 1 — protein MDIVSEPITKNPPITFETPIINSSTSSMITPSSSAISPATTADSISTPTPSRYENQKRRDWNTFCQYLRNHRPPLSLPMCSGAHVLEFLRYLDQFGKTKIHNQTCPFFGLPNPPAPCPCPLRQAWGSLDALIGRLRAAYEEHGGRPEANPFGARAVRLYLREVRDFQAKARGVSYEKKRKRPNNNNNSNNNKPKPNMNAMLIASSAASSTTTTTS, from the coding sequence ATGGACATAGTTTCAGAGCCAATCACCAAAAATCCCCCCATCACCTTTGAAACCCCCATAATCAACAGCTCCACAAGTTCCATGATCACTCCATCATCCTCAGCAATATCTCCAGCCACAACCGCCGACTCCATTTCAACTCCAACTCCAAGCCGCTATGAAAACCAAAAGCGGCGCGACTGGAACACCTTCTGCCAGTACCTCCGGAACCACAGGCCTCCGCTGTCTTTGCCGATGTGCAGCGGGGCCCATGTTCTCGAGTTCCTCCGGTATCTGGATCAGTTTGGCAAGACCAAGATCCACAACCAGACCTGTCCCTTCTTCGGCCTCCCCAACCCACCAGCACCCTGCCCCTGCCCGCTCCGGCAGGCCTGGGGTAGCCTCGATGCCCTCATCGGCCGCCTTAGAGCGGCTTATGAGGAGCACGGCGGGAGGCCGGAGGCCAACCCCTTTGGAGCGAGGGCTGTGAGGCTCTACTTGCGTGAGGTTCGTGATTTCCAGGCCAAGGCAAGAGGGGtgagttatgagaagaagaggaagaggcccaacaacaataataatagtaataacaATAAGCCAAAACCAAACATGAATGCCATGCTCATCGCAAGTAGTGCTGCttcttcaacaacaacaactacAAGTTAA
- the LOC117631292 gene encoding probable low-specificity L-threonine aldolase 1, producing the protein MVTKTVDLRSDTVTKPTETMRAAMASAEVDDDVLGNDPTAFRLESEMAKITGKEAALFVPSGTMGNLISVLVHCDIRGSEVILGHNSHIHIYENGGISTIGGVHPRTVRNNKDGTMDLDSIEAAIRDPRGELVYPTTRLICLENSHANCGGRCLTAEYTDRVGEIAKEHGLKLHIDGARIFNASVALGVPVDRLVQAADSVSVCLSKGIGAPVGSVIVGSKSFITKARRLRKTLGGGMRQVGILCGAALVALHENVAKLETDHKRAKILAEGLNQIKGLRVDIDTVETNIVYIHVVEGSNISAEKLLKNLEEHGILMMRESSSSIRIVLHHQISASDVQYTLSCFQRALTGGHDENNGN; encoded by the exons ATGGTGACTAAAACTGTGGATCTCCGATCCGACACGGTCACTAAACCAACCGAAACAATGCGGGCTGCAATGGCATCTGCtgaagttgatgatgatgtACTGGGAAATGACCCGACCGCATTCCGCTTAGAATCAGAGATGGCAAAGATCACGGGCAAGGAAGCAGCCCTTTTTGTTCCATCAGGGACAATGGGAAACCTCATCAGTGTGCTTGTTCATTGTGACATTAGAGGAAGTGAAGTAATTCTTGGACATAATTCCCACATTCACATTTATGAGAATGGAGGCATCTCAACAATTGGAGGTGTGCACCCCAGAACAGTCAGAAACAACAAAGATGGAACAATGGATCTTGATTCAATTGAAGCCGCCATCAGGGACCCGAGAGGGGAGCTTGTGTATCCGACGACGAGGCTCATCTGCTTGGAAAATTCACATGCAAA CTGCGGTGGTAGATGCCTGACTGCAGAGTACACAGACCGAGTGGGAGAAATAGCTAAGGAGCATGGTTTGAAGCTTCACATTGATGGGGCTCGCATTTTCAATGCATCAGTT GCACTTGGTGTTCCTGTTGATAGGCTTGTGCAAGCTGCTGATTCAGTTTCG GTATGTCTGTCAAAAGGTATTGGTGCTCCTGTTGGATCTGTCATTGTTGGTTCCAAAAGCTTTATTACTAAG GCTAGAAGGCTCAGGAAAACCTTAGGAGGTGGAATGAGACAGGTTGGTATCCTTTGTGGTGCTGCTTTGGTCGCTTTACATGAGAATGTTGCAAAGCTTGAGACCGATCACAAGAGAGCTAAAATTTTAGCAG AGGGactaaatcaaatcaaaggaCTAAGAGTAGATATTGATACCGTTGAGACCAACATT GTATATATTCATGTTGTAGAGGGGTCAAATATTAGTGCAGAAAAACTACTCAAGAACTTGGAAGAACACGGTATACTCATGATGCGAGAGAGCTCGTCAAG CATTAGGATTGTTCTCCACCACCAAATTTCGGCAAGTGATGTGCAATACACTTTATCATGCTTTCAG CGAGCTCTGACTGGAGGCCATGATGAAAATAATGGAAACTAA
- the LOC117630034 gene encoding putative lysine-specific demethylase JMJ16 isoform X2: MGTELMRVCIKEDNDEFPSVPPGFESFTSFSLKRVNESEKQDSENRISCSETASVSESQSVQMETNIATDEVAKRSLRRRPWINHRQHDNKPEDEFNSERLEQHFALNSLLPKGVIRGCPQCSNCQKVSARWHLEDGQRPDLQDAPVFKPTEEEFKDTLKYIASIRAKAEPYGLCRIVPPSSWRPPCPLKEKDIWETSKFATRVQRVDKLQNRDSMRKIPKNHNHMRKKRRRCTRMGADCPSGGRGSGDDGYCEAERFGFEPGPEFTLETFERYADDFKTQYFSKNEHITDIGGNLSKLKEGWEPSVENIEGEYWRMVERPTEEIEVLYGADLETGVFGSGFPKMSSKDGFASEEQYIKSGWNLNNFPRLPGSVLSYESSDISGVLVPWLYVGMCFSSFCWVTQLSPSILKSEGVPVYRCCQNPGEFVLTFPRAYHSGFNCGFNCAEAVNVAPVDWLPHGQIAIELYQEQGRKTSISHDKLLLGAAREAVRAHWELNLLKKNTSDNLRWKDFCGKDGILAKALKARVEMERVRREFLCSSSQALKMDNNFDATSERECSICFFDLHLSAAGCHHCSPDRYACLNHAKKFCSCAWSAKFFLFRYDMDELNILLEALDGKLSAVYRWARLDLGLALSSYIAKDNMKVGNLSYSSRDAVLKEVSSQPQSTCFKDPLGTEISKPSPINPAGITGETSSQQNMKREESIFNTSKSRVQVCQLSQEDTSYAMNSDATKSGMKMTSVENVILLSDDEGDEPKELPSKEVCLATQLELSKRLVGSDGKVSPSNFEKEPILNTPGTDAAVMGEKVFSLPGGEKKDFSSHSVLVKDEQDNGGQLGSNPPNLPVKFVSIKTECGSNTSNISAHKVANSRSDPQHSQPCSSIKLENEDRHEKVGTNADTNLVDYVRTTTGSLSSCQNNLDRYFRQKGPRIAKVVRRISCIVEPLEFGVVLSGKSWCNSQAIFPKGFRSRVRHMSVLDPTVMCYYVSEVLDAGQAGPLFKVSLEHCPSEVFIHNSAGRCWEMVRERVNQEITRQHKLGRMNLPPLQPPGSLDGFEMFGFTSPAIVQAIEALDRNRVCSEYWDSRPYSRPQVQILQKPQSRESSENCNKMSKERNDEEAPNNDLVPTGVDTTLRGLLKKANLEELNSLYRILSDNQQTAGRGLVMRLLNEEIHSRPT, from the exons ATGGGGACAGAACTCATGAGAGTTTGCATAAAAGAAGATAACGATGAGTTTCCTTCAGTTCCACCCGGATTTGAGTCATTCACATCTTTCAGCTTAAAAAGGGTAAATGAAAGTGAGAAACAAGATAGTGAAAACAGAATTAGTTGCTCAGAGACTGCTAGTGTTTCTGAATCACAATCAGTTCAGATGGAGACTAACATTGCCACTGATGAGGTTGCAAAGAGGTCTCTCCGACGCAGACCATGGATTAACCATCGGCAACATGATAACAAGCCAGAGGATGAGTTTAACTCTGAGCGACTTGAACAA CATTTTGCTCTAAATTCTCTTCTTCCCAAGGGGGTTATACGCGGATGTCCACAATGTAGTAATTGCCAAAAG GTTTCTGCAAGATGGCATCTGGAGGATGGCCAAAGGCCCGACCTTCAGGATGCTCCTGTCTTCAAACCAACCGAAGAG GAGTTCAAAGATACATTGAAATATATAGCGAGCATACGTGCAAAAGCTGAACCATATGGTCTCTGTCGCATTGTTCCTCCCTCTTCTTGGAGACCTCCCTGTCCTCTCAAGGAAAAGGATATTTGGGAGACCTCTAAATTTGCTACTCGAGTCCAGAGAGTTGACAAACTGCAGAATCGAGATTCAATGAGAAAGATTCCGAAAAACCATAATCATAtgaggaagaaaaggagaagatGCACACGAATGGGGGCTGATTGTCCAAGTGGTGGCAGAGGATCTGGGGATGATGGATATTGTGAGGCTGAAAGGTTTGGGTTTGAACCTGGTCCAGAGTTTACTCTAGAAACATTTGAAAGATACGCTGATGACTTCAAGACCCAATACTTCAGCAAGAATGAACACATTACTGATATAGGAGGTAACTTGTCTAAACTTAAAGAGGGCTGGGAGCCATCTGTGGAAAATATTGAGGGCGAATATTGGCGGATGGTAGAGAGACCTACTGAAGAAATTGAG GTTCTATACGGGGCTGATTTGGAAACTGGAGTTTTCGGCAGTGGTTTTCCCAAGATGTCCAGTAAGGATGGTTTTGCTTCAGAAGAGCAGTACATAAAATCAGGCTGGAACTTGAACAACTTTCCTAGACTTCCTGGATCTGTTCTTTCTTATGAAAGCAGTGATATATCTGGTGTTCTGGTGCCATGGTTATACGTAGGGAtgtgcttttcttctttctgctGG GTCACACAGCTTTCCCCCTCCATACTGAAATCTGAGGGGGTACCTGTGTATAGATGTTGTCAGAATCCAGGAGAGTTTGTTTTGACTTTTCCTCGAGCATACCATTCAGGGTTCAACTGTGGTTTCAATTGTGCCGAGGCAGTTAACGTAGCTCCTGTTGATTGGTTGCCCCATGGGCAGATTGCTATAGAGCTATACCAGGAGCAGGGACGAAAGACATCCATTTCCCACGATAAATTGTTGCTTGGGGCGGCAAGGGAAGCGGTGAGAGCACATTGGGAACTCAATTTACTGAAGAAGAACACTTCAGATAACTTAAGATGGAAAGATTTCTGTGGAAAGGATGGGATCTTAGCTAAAGCACTCAAG GCACGTGTTGAGATGGAGCGTGTGAGGAGGGAATTCCTTTGCAGTTCTTCACAGGCATTGAAGATGGATAACAATTTTGATGCCACCAGTGAGAGGGAATGCAGCATTTGCTTTTTTGATTTGCATCTGTCAGCAGCTGGTTGTCATCATTGTTCCCCAGATAGATATGCGTGCTTAAATCATGCAAAGAAATTTTGTTCATGTGCTTGGAGCGCCAAATTTTTCCTCTTTCGTTATGACATGGATGAGTTAAACATCCTTCTTGAGGCATTGGACGGAAAGTTGAGTGCAGTATACAGATGGGCTAGACTGGATCTTGGGCTGGCGCTAAGTTCTTATATTGCAAAAGACAATATGAAAGTTGGTAACTTATCTTATTCCTCCAGAGATGCTGTACTTAAAGAGGTTAGCTCACAGCCACAAAGCACTTGCTTTAAAGATCCGCTAGGAACAGAAATCTCTAAACCGAGTCCTATAAATCCAGCTGGGATCACTGGTGAGACTTCTTCACAACAAAATATGAAGAGAGAAGAATCAATTTTCAACACTTCCAAGTCAAGAGTGCAGGTTTGCCAGTTGTCTCAAGAAGACACATCATATGCTATGAACTCAGATGCAACGAAATCTGGGATGAAGATGACTTCAGTTGAGAATGTTATACTTCTTAGTGATGATGAAGGAGATGAACCAAAGGAGCTACCTTCTAAAGAGGTATGTTTAGCTACCCAGTTAGAACTTTCGAAGAGATTGGTGGGTTCTGATGGAAAAGTGAGCCCTTCTAATTTTGAGAAAGAACCGATCTTAAATACACCAGGGACTGATGCAGCAGTGATGGGTGAAAAAGTTTTCAGCTTACCTggtggagaaaaaaaagatttttcatcTCATTCTGTGCTTGTGAAAGATGAACAGGATAATGGTGGACAATTAGGATCCAATCCACCTAACCTTCCTGTCAAGTTTGTTTCTATTAAGACAGAATGTGGTTCAAACACTAGCAACATCAGTGCACACAAAGTTGCTAATTCCAGGAGTGACCCACAGCATTCACAGCCCTGTAGCAGTATAAAACTTGAGAACGAGGACAGACATGAAAAGGTAGGAACAAATGCTGACACAAATTTAGTGGACTATGTAAGAACTACAACTGGAAGCCTGTCATCCTGCCAAAACAATTTGGACAGATACTTTCGCCAGAAGGGTCCCCGAATAGCAAAGGTAGTGCGGAGGATCTCCTGCATTGTTGAGCCTCTGGAATTTGGAGTTGTGCTCTCTGGAAAGTCATGGTGTAACAGCCAGGCCATTTTTCCAAAAG GATTTAGGAGCCGGGTTAGGCACATGAGTGTTCTGGATCCAACTGTTATGTGTTATTATGTTTCAGAAGTACTGGATGCTGGGCAGGCTGGACCACTGTTCAAG GTTTCTTTGGAGCACTGTCCAAGTGAGGTTTTCATACATAATTCAGCTGGCAGATGCTGGGAAatggtgagagagagagtcaatCAAGAAATCACTAGGCAACATAAATTGGGAAGAATGAACCTTCCTCCTTTGCAGCCACCTGGAAGTCTTGATGGCTTTGAAATGTTTGGGTTTACTTCACCAGCTATTGTACAG GCCATAGAGGCATTGGATCGAAATCGTGTCTGTTCCGAATACTGGGACTCCCGTCCCTACTCCCGACCTCAAGTACAGATTCTACAAAAACCTCAATCCAGAGAAAGTAGTgaaaattgcaataaaatgTCAAAGGAAAGAAATGATGAAGAGGCTCCCAACAATGATCTTGTCCCCACTGGAGTTGATACAACACTGAGAGGCCTATTGAAGAAGGCTAACCTAGAAGAATTAAACTCACTGTACAGAATTTTAAGTGACAATCAGCAAACTGCTGGTCGAGGCCTAGTGATGCGGCTTCTTAATGAAGAGATTCATAGTCGTCCCACATGA